The genomic segment CCAAGGATGCTAAAAAAAACAAGTATAAGAGGCATTTTTACCTTTTCTCTAACGATAAGGGGCCTCACAACGTTATCAATCATGCTTATCACACCAAAACCGAAGGCAAAAAGGATTATAGCTTTGGCGAGAAGACCCTGGTAGAGAAGAAAAAAAACGGTTGGTCCCCACACGCCGAATGTGCCAACGATCGGAACGAAGGAGGCAAAGAATATGGCGAATCCTAAAAGGGAAGCCCTGGGAACATCGAGAAGATGAAATATAAAACCACCTGCGAGACTTTGCAAAAGGGCGACCACCACACCTCCGTATATGGTAGTAACGATTATGTCCCTTATTTGGCGAAAAAGGATCGATTTTTGTTCTGGAGCAAAGGGCAAATAGTTGCTCACCCTTTCGATGAAATAGGGGCCATCCTTTAAAAAGAAATAGATAGAGATTAGCATTAACAAAAAATCCATAAAGAATGAAGGGATACTCTCAACTGTTACCCTGAGTTTCTTAAGGAGACTTTTTACCGCATCGGAAAGTGTGTGGATAAGGATCTCGGTGAACCTCTCCCGATCGATAGAGAGTTTTTCCATGGCCTTTTCGATTCCTTTCTGAAACCTGGGGTCAGCGACTATTTTGTCTACGAACTCCATCCTCTCCCCTTTTATGGCCTTTAAAATCTCGTCAATCTCGCGTGCCACAGAGTATGAAAAATAGGCAATGGGTCCTAAGATCATGAGAAGAATGATGATGACGGTAAGGAACGAAGATAAAGACCTCCATCTAAGGTACTTATTTAAAAAAGCGTAAAAAGGGTAAAAGACTATGGAAAAAACAATTGCCCATGCAATCGGTGATATGAAGGGCCTTATTATGAGATAGGTTGCGTACCCCAAAGCGAAGATTAAAAAAAAGAGGATAAGATAGTAGAATCTGCTCCTCTTTAGCATGCTACCTTTCCGTGTCCTTCTTCCCTTCCCACTTTGAGAAGAATCTTAAAAATAAAGAAGAGATTAGAGTCTTTAACCCCTCTACTACTGATCTTAAACCTTTTGGATCAGGACTTACCATCTCGAAAAGAGAAAGGAGTCTATTTGAAACCTTCAATAAGCTCGCAAGCTCTTCCCTTAAGGGAAGGGAATCCTCAAGCAAAGTTTTCAGATTTTTCAAGATAGTTTTTGAGTCTTCTAGTATAGTTGGCAGATTTTCATCCAGGGTTTTTATAATGGAGTCCACTCTCTCAATCATCATTTTTAAACGAAAAAGGGTATAGATCAAGGCACCCGCCAAAAGAAGAAGAGTCACACTTAAGATTGTTAGCCAAAATTCCATGCAGATCTAATAGTACAGTAAACTGTCTGGAGCTTCAAGAGGATTGATTGTTCTTGCATAAGGGGCAAGGTTGTGCTTATTATATAACAATCTTTACTGTTCCTCTATAATCTCTTGGGTAGGAGGGCAAGATGAGAAGGCTGCGCGGGATGACGATTCTATCACTCTTTGTCTCCTTTATTTTTGCCTTTTTGGTCTTTGGTTGTGCAAAACCGCCAAAGCAAGAATTAGAGACTGCGGAAAAGGCTCTAAGCGATGCTAAGGCGAAGGAAGCCCATATCTATGCCGAAGAGACTTACAAAAAGGCTGAAGAGGCTCTAAGTAAGGCACAGTCTCTCGTAAATGAGAAAAAATACAAGGAGGCAAAGAAGTTAGCTCAGGAGGCAGAAAAGCTGGCTAGACAAGCCGAAACTGAAATCGAATCCGGAAAAGCAAGGATGAAGGAAGAGACGGAAAAACTTCTGAGCGACATAAGAACTTCCATAGAGGAAACGAAAAAGATGATTCCTGAGGTCGTAAAAAAGAAAATCATATCTAGGGAAGAGGCGAGAACGTTATTAAGTAAATGGGAAAGTGAGCTTTCGTCCGCAAAAGAGAACTTTGACAAGGGTAACTTAAAAGATGCTAGAGATAAGGCGAAGGCCCTTATGGATGAGATAAATGAAAAAGTCAAAGAGATGAAAAAGTAAGAGAGGAATTCATGTGGGAAGATATGTCCCTTGAAGATGTTGTCAGGTGTGCCAGTGATCCTTATCCTTCCATCAGGGAATGGAAGAGAAAGTCCGGCAAAAAGGTCATAGGAACAACCTTTGCTGATGTGCCCGAAGAGGTGATACAGGCTTTTGACATCTTGCCTGTCACCCTTATGGGCACAACCAAACCGCTAAAGAGGGCCCAAGCCCTCCTTCCTGATAACGCCTGCTCCCTTGCAAGAAGTAACCTTGAGCTTGTATTAAGCTACGAGACCGATCTCTTTGACGGGTTCGTACTGCCCCAAGTTTGCGATACGACACAACACATGTCTGACATATGGAGGATAAACGTAAAAGCTGATTACTTTGAAAGCTTTCTTGCCCCCCGCCAGGTTGACAGACCGAGCGCAAAGTACTGGGTGAGAAAGGAAATAGATAGACTTATCGACTCTTTAAAAAACTTTTCCGGAAAAGATCTGGGGCCCACGGATCTTAAAAGATCCGTGGAGATTCATAACGAGAATAAAAGGCTTCTTAAGGAGATATACTCGATAAAGAACGAGAATCCTTCGTCTGTTTCCTCGAAGGAATTCTTTTCAATGGTCAAGATCTCTCAGCAGGTGGATAAAGGTGAGTTTAATAGATCCTTGAAAAAGATCAAGGATAGCCTAAAACCTGGCAAAAAGGAAGGTTACATTGATGTCATCCTTTGTGGAATCACCTGTGAGCCCATAGAGATATACGGACTATTCGACGAGTTAAAGTTGAACGTAATTGCAGACAATCTGCTTATTGGAAGTCGCTACTTAGAAGGGGAAGTGGAAGACGGGGAAGATCTGATTGATAAGCTAACTGAAAGGCACTTCAAAAGGGGCTTCTTCTCACCTATTCACGGAAACGTATTTGCAGAATTCGAACAGATAAAGAAACTATACAAAGAGAAGAACGCAAAGGCTGTAATTTACGTACACATTGAATTCTGCGAGTCCCAGGAGTACGATCTTCCAGACCTTAAAAGGATGATGAAGCAAGAAGGGATACCGATGCATGTAATAGAGACTGAATATCAGACAACGTCTCTGTCCCATATAAGGACGAGACTTCAAGCGTTTATCGAATCAATAAAGGGGATCTAGATGAGCGAAAAGCAAAAAAAAGAAATGACCAAATCCCAAATCTTATCAAAAGAGATAACGGAAGAGTACCTTGAAGAGGCATTTCGAGCCAAAAAGGAGGGTAGAATCGTCTGCTACACGACAGCCATCTCGCCGGTTGAGATCCTCGTTGCCCATGACATAATTCCAATCTACCCTGAAAATCACTCGGTTGCTAATCTAGTGGCAAAAAAGGGTGCAGAGATGTGTTCATTTGTCGAAGGGTTGGGCTACTCGAGTCACCTTTGCGCATACGCGAGGTGTGACCTTGCCTACAGGGCAACGGGCCGTACGGTAACAAGGGGGATTCCTGAACCGGACATGTTCCTTGCGTGTAACGCCCAGTGCTTTACACTAACTAAATGGTTCGAGGTATTGTCCAGAAAAGGAGGCGGACTACCCCTTTTTGTTTTTGATACACCACAGTACATACGGGATAGAAGGGCTAGGGAAGAGATTGTTAAGTACTGTGTGATGCAGCTGAAAGAACTCATAGCTTTGATTGAGGATCTAACTAAGAGAAAGTTCGACTACGACAGACTTAGGGAGGTTCTTAAGTATTCGAGGGAGGCAAGTCTACTTTACAGAAGATTCCTGGATATGGCCCAATACAAACCTTCGCCTATTAGCATCTTCGATGCTCTCATAGGAATGGCAATAACCGTGTACAGAAGGGGTACACCGCAGTGCGTGGAATACTATAGAACACTTTGCGACGAGATCCAGGAAAAAGTGGAAAAGGGTATAGGTGTCCTTCCAAAAGAAAAGGAAAGGTTCAGGCTTTACTGGGAGAATCTTCCTATATGGTATAAGTTCAGTGATCATGCGAAACTTTTGAGCTCTTATGGAGCTGTGATTCTAACCTCCCTTTACGTTCATGCCTGGAGCTTTGAATTTGACCTCGACAAGGACCCACTTTACACTCTCTCTGAGAATTACGTTTCAAGGTTTTCAAACGTGACACTCGAAGAGAGGGTCGATATGGCTTTAGAGCTTTTTGAAAGGTATTCTTTGAACGGGATGCTCATGTTCATGAATAGGAGCTGTAAGGCCGTCTCCTTCGCTGTACCAACCTTAAAAGAGATCCTCACAAAAAGAACGGGTATACCTGCACTTGTCTTTGAAAGCGATATGGGGGACCAAAGGTTTTACTCGGAAACCCAAATAAGAACAAGGATTGAGGCGTACTTCGAAACTTTGGAAAAGTTAAACCTGGCAAGGGGATGACTGTAAGCCTAAAAGCATTCGCTCTGCTCTCTCCAAGTCTTCTTGTGTGTCGATTCCAAAACCAGAATATTCTACCAGTAAGACTTTTATTTTAAAGCCGTTCTCTAAAACTCTTAACTGTTCAAGAGATTCTGCCTCTTCAAGTATACCCCTTTCCATTTTTACAAATTTTTCCAAAAATTCCTTCCTATAGGCATAGATACCAATGTGCTTGTAAATATCGGCTCTTTCTTTTCGGACGAAATAAGGGATTGGTGACCTAGAAAAATAGAGGGCATAAGCGTACTTATCTAGAACCACCTTCACACATTGGGGATTCTTATATTCGGCATCATCAAATATCTTTGTTGCAAAAGTGGCCATGCTTTCTTCCGTCTCTTCCATGTAATCGAAGAGCTTATCGATGAGGGAGGGATCCATGAAGGGCTCGTCACCCTGGAGGTTAATTATGATTTTTGCGTCAAGATCCTTTGTTGCCTCAAATACACGTTCGGTCCCGCTCGAGATTTCTTTTCCTGTCATTACAACATCACAGCCGAATGACTGGGCAAGATCTCTTATCCTCTCATCATCCGTGGCTATAATTATCCTATCCTTCTTTTTGGACATAAGCGCCTTTTCGTAGACCCACTTAAGGATCGGTTTACCTCCCAAAAGTCTTAAAGGTTTTCCAGGTAACCTTTTAGATCCGAACCTTGCGGGTATGGCGATGAGTCTCATAGGGCAGCCTTACTTTTAGATAAATTGAGAGGTTCTGTCTGAGCCAAATATTTTTTTAGAAAGATTCCAGTATAGCTTTTTTCACATTCCATGATCTCTTCCGGTGTTCCAACTGCAACAACCTCCCCACCCCTTATGCCTCCTTCAGGACCGAGGTCTATGATGTAGTCAGCGCATTTTATCACATCCATGTTGTGCTCTATAACTACGACCGTATTTCCCCTTTCTACAAGTTCGTTTAGCACCTTGATGAGCTTTTCTATATCAGAGAAATGTAGACCAGTTGTTGGCTCATCAAGGATATAAAGGGTTCTTCCAGTTTCCCTTTTTGACAGTTCACGGGAAAGCTTTATCCTTTGAGCTTCTCCGCCAGAAAGAGTAGTAGCAGGCTGCCCAAGCCTTATGTATCCTAATCCGACATCGTAGAGCACCTTTAGCCTTTTCTTTATTTGGGGATACGCATCGAAGAAATCCATAGCTTCTGTAACCGTCATTTCGAGGACATCGGCTATACTTTTCCCTTTGTAAAGAATCTCTAAGGTGTCCCTGTTATACCTTTTGCCTTTACACTGGTCGCAGACTATGTAAACGTCAGGCAGAAATTGCATCTCTATCTTTACGTAACCTTCCCCTTTGCAAGTCTCACATCTTCCTCCCTTAACGTTGAAACTGAACCTACCCTCTCTGTAACCGCGGATTCTAGACTCTGGTAGCCTGGAAAATATTTCTCTTATGTAAGAAAAGACACCCGTATAAGTTGCAGGATTAGATCTGGGAGTCCTTCCTATAGGGGACTGATCTATGTCTATGACGTTGTCTATTGCTTCGTATCCGTAAATCCCTGTTACCTCTCCTGCTTTTTCCTTCGATTTATAAAGCTTCTGCTTGAGAAGAGGATAGAGTGTGTCAACGATAAGGGTACTCTTTCCCGAGCCAGAAACCCCGGTTACGCAACTAAAGACCCCAAGAGGTATCGATACGTCTATGTTCTTTAAGTTATTAGCCCTCGCACCCTTTATAGTGATAAATCCCTTAGGCTTTCTTCTAACTTTGGGAGTCTCTATCCTGAGTTTCCCAGAGAGATACCTTCCAGTGAGGGAGTCTTCGCGATTGGCAAGGTCGTGAGGTTTTCCCTGAAAGACAAGATAACCCCCGTGTTCTCCTGCTCCGGGCCCAAGGTCGATAACATAATCCGACTGGACTATGGTTTCGTAGTCGTGTTCGACCACAATTACCGTATTACCCAGATTTCTAAGACGAATTAAAGTTTTTATGAGTCTTTCGTTGTCCCTCTGGTGGAGCCCTACACTAGGTTCGTCCAAAACGTAAAGGACGCCGGTAAGACCTGAGCCTATCTGTGTTGCAAGCCTTATCCTTTGAGCCTCTCCTGAGGATAAAGTCGCGGAAGTCCTGTCTAACGTTATATAGTCAAGACCAACGTCGAGTAAAAACTGCAACCGGGATGTGATCTCTTTAAGTATCATTTTTGAAATTTCCCTCTCTTTCTCGGTAAGGGTCAAGTTTTTGAAGAAACTTAGTGCCTGCTCCACTGTCATTCGGGAGACTTCGTGTATGTTAAGCCCCCCTATCTTCACCCATAACATCTCCTTTTTCAAACGGGCGCCTCCACAAGTAGGGCACGGAACGACATTTATGAATCGTTCAAGCCTTTCGCGCTCCCAGGGACTTGCGTTTTCCCATTCCCGTTTCAATTCTGCTATAACCCCCTCGTAGGGTTTTTTAACGATCTCCCTTTTCGAACCCCTATCGACGTAAAAAGGTATCTCCTTTCCCCGAGTTCCGAAAAGAAGGACGTTCTTTATCTCATCGGGAAGTTCCTTAAATGGTTTTCTGATGTCTATCTTGTAATAGTCGACGATTGATTCGAGAAAAGAAAAAAGATGGACGGGGTTTTTGTCTGCCCACGGAGCAATGGCTCCTTCCCTTAAAGAGAGATCTGGGTTGGGTACGATGAGGGCGGGATCGAAGTATTCTTTAACTCCAAGCCCGTAGCAGTCTGGGCAGGCCCCGTAGGGGTTATTGAAGGAAAACATCCTGGGAGTAATTTCTGGGTAACTTATCCCGCAGTCAGGACAGGCAAAATTTTCGCTAAAAAGATACGTGTCAGAATCGGTCTCAATCTTTACGAGGCCCTGCGCTTTAGAAAGAGCGAGTTCGATCGATTCGAAAAGTCTTCTCTCTGCTCCATCCCTTAGAACTACCCTGTCAACAAGGAGGTCTATTTCGTGTTTTTTGTTCTTGTCCAGATTTATCTCTTCGGAAAGTTCATACATTATACCGTCGATCCTTACCTTTGTGAATCCTTGTCTGCGTAGTTCCTCGAGCTCTTTTCTGTATTCTCCCTTCCTCCCTCTCACGATTGGGGCGTATACGGAGATCTTAGTCCCGTAACCTAGATCAAGAATGGTATCGACTATCTGAGGTACGTGCTGGCTTTTTATTTCCTTGCCACAATTGTAGCAGAAGACATGCCCTATCCTTGAAAAGAGAAGCCTTAAGTAGTCGTAAATCTCTGTTACGGTCCCAACCGTACTCCTCGGATTTTTGCTCAAACTCTTTTGCTCTATGCTTATTGCGGGAGAGAGTCCCTCTATGGAGTCCACGTCGGGTTTATCCATGAGTTCTAAAAATTGTCTTGCATACGAGGAGAGGGATTCCACGTATCTTCTCTGGCCTTCAGCGTATATAGTATCGAAAGCGAGGCTCGACTTTCCGGAGCCACTGGGCCCCGTTACAACAATGAGCTTGTTTTTGGGGATTATGACATCGATATTTTTTAAATTGTGCTGCCTTGCACCTTTTACGATTATTTTATCCATGCTTGGAGACCTAAAATGAAGATGGATAGTAACTTAAGACCTATTTTTCATCATGAGTTCAGGCTTTTTTAAGTAGACCTCCGTATTAGGCGGGACAGATTCCGTAAGCCAGACATTTCCGCCTATGATTGACCCTCTTCCTATTACTGTGTTACCACCCAAAATAGTTGCATTTGCGTAGATTATAACGTCATCTTCTATAGTTGGATGTCTCTTTTTATTCCGTAAAGATTCACATTCCTCTTTACTCAAAGATAGGGCTCCTAGCGTTACTCCCTGGTATATCCTCACTCTATTGCCTATTTCTGTTGTCTCCCCGATAACAACACCAGTTCCATGATCTATAAAAAAGCTTTCACCGATCTTTGCTCCAGGATGGATGTCGATCCCTGTTCTACTGTGGGCGTATTCAGTCATAATTCGAGGGATCAAAGGCACACCGTTTACGTGGAGAAAGTGGGCGATCCTATATACGGTGATTGCGAAAAGCCCGGGATAGCAAAATATAACCTCATCATAGTGTTTGGATGCCGGATCACCCTCGTATGCGGCTTTGACATCCTTTGCGAGGATCTCCTGTAGGTGAGGTATCTCGTCTAAAAACTTCAAAGCCACCTCGTACCCGAACTCGTCGCATGGAATGCAGGGTTTACCGTACCTTATACATTCGTGCCTATAGGCAAAGGTTATCTGTTCGGAGAGTATATTGAAGAGCTCTGTAAATTTTTGGCCGAAGTAGTATCTTATGGAGTTCTCATCGAGCCTCTCGAGAGTGTGGTATCCTGGATATATGAGCTCTATCGCTCTGTATATAATGTCAATAACTTTGACCCTGGAGGGTATCGGTTCGGGTTCTATGTGTGTAAACCTCCCCCCCTTTTTGTAGTTCTTTAGCATCCTTTCAACAGAGGCGGCTATGGCTCGACTGTAATTTTTCTTTTGAAGGGGCCTATTGCAGACTTTTTTCTTTTTTTGGGACTTACTCATGGGGCTAATTTTACCTTATTTTGGAAAAAAATGACAAAACTAAAGGCCAAAATAGCCTATAAGTGATAAGAAGTATTGATAGAAAAAACCCAAAGTAAGTAAAATTTAGATCCATGGATCGTCTGAAGTTAATCAAGTTGTCAGCCGTCTTTTTACTTCTTGTGATCTGTCCTTCAAATGTCCGAGCTATAACTCTTGAGGAGAGCATAAAAAGGGGTCTTTCCGTTTCTTATTCAGTAAAAGAGCAGGAAGAGCTTACAAAGAAGGCGAAATTCACTTACCTTTCCACCATAGACCCGTATCTTCCGCGATTCGACCTCGAAAGTTCATACTCTAGGGTTTTTTCGCCTGTAAAATCTCTAGATACGGTTAATTTTGATTTTCAAAGGGACACTTATCGATTCGGAGGGGTGATTTCTTATCGGATCTTTGATGGCGGGGAAAGGTATGCAAGAAGAAGGGGCGCCTATTTTACTTATGAGAAAAGTATCGAGGAATCGAAAAGGGTACGACAAGATGTGGCCTTCAACATAAAGAAACATTTTTACGAAGCTCTTGGAAAGAAAGAAATTTTGCAATTGAAAAAGGAATCACTGAATATAGCTCAGAGAATATTCGACCTCACAAAGGCAAGATACGAAGTAGGTGTGGCAAGGAAAAGTGATGTGCTTCAGGCAAAATTTAGAATGGAATCCCTAGCGATAGAGTACGAAAACGCACAGATGGAGTATAGAAAGGCTCTTTTGGCGTTAAAATCGATTCTCCTAGCGAAGGAGGAAGAAATTTTAGAAGTTGAAGGGACTTTGGAGAAGCCTGCGATTAAGTTTCAAAAGGAAGAACTCTTAAAAAGGGCTCTCTCCTCTAGACCGGAATTACTGGCACAGGAAAAAGAGCTAAAAAAGTTAGAAATGGTCCATAAAGAGAGGAAGGCCGTTTGGTATCCAAAGATCGATGCGGATGTGCAACATTCAAGGCATGATTCAACATTTTTTCCCCAGCGTCGGTCTGATCAATTCTTCTTATCTTTGAATTTGCCCATATTCGATGGTGTGGGAAGGTATTACACGTTAAAGAGCGTGGAAAAGGAGATTGCCTCCGCTTACGCGAATCTTTTGGAGAAGCGAAGGTTGGCAGAACTTGAAACGCTCGAGACCCTCTACGATTACGAAATGTCGGTAAAAAATGTGGAACTCCATGAAAAACTGGTTCAGGAAGCGGCAGCCAGCTTCGAACAATCCTTAGGAGAATACAGGGTTGGCAAAAGCGATATTCTAAGTGTTCTTAATAGCGAAAAAGACTTAACCCACGCAAAGGAAAAGTATATAATTTCTCTCGTCCAGGCAAATATCGCCCTCTCCCTTTTGGAAAAGGTCGCTTATCTCAAAGAATATTAGAGGCTCTTCAATGAAAATAAGACTAGTCGTCATACTCCTTTTGGTCCTTGTGGGTGCGGGCCTTACGGCCTATTATACCACAGCGAAGAGGGCTGAAAAATCGAAAAATTTTGAGGAAGAGGCCCAAATCAGGAGAGGAAAGATCATTCACTTCACTGAACAGACAGGGATCATCAAAGCTCAAGTTGGGGCAATAGTTAAAGTGGGAACAAGGGCTACAGGAGAGATAGTTGAGCTTCCATTTCAGGTTGGAGATTACGTTCCTAAAGGGGCCTTAATTGCCCGTATAGACGACAGGGAAATCCAGGCAAATAAAAGAGAGCTTGAGGCTCAAATAGAAGAGCAGAAAAAGGACATAGAGGCAAAACTTGCTAATTATCTATACTGCGAAAAGAACTACGAGAGGGAGCTTGTCCTTCTTTCCCATGATTTAACAACCAAGGACAGTGTTGACAGGGCAAAAAAAGAGCTTGATATGGCAAAGGCCCAACTAGAACTTTCCAAGGCAAAACTTAAAGGCCTTGAGGAAAAACTTAAAGCTTTGGAGGTGAGACTTAGTTACTACTCCATATACTCGCCAATCTCCGGTTATGTGGCCGAGATTACAACCCAGAAGGGAGAGACCGTTGTGACTGGTCTTTCGGCCGTCAATCTGATAACGATCATAGATACGAGAAAGTTAGAAATGTGGATATACGTGGACGAAACAGACATTGGAAGGACAAAACCAGGAATGAGGGTTGAATATTGGGTCGATGCCCATAAAGACAAGAAGTTTAGGGGAAAAATTTCAACGATTTACCCCCAACCTCAGGTTATGCAAAACATAGTCTATTATCTGGCAATAGTTAAAATTGATCCGGAATATGCAAAATTTTTAAGGCCTGAGATGACTACCCACGTAAGGATTATAATAGAAGAAAAAGAGAACGTAGTTTTGTGCCCAAATGAGGCGATTAGATTTGAGGACGGAAAGTATGTGGTATATGTGAAGAAAATGGGCGGCATTGAAAAAAGACCGGTAGTATTGGGTATCAGAGACGAAAGGCATACAGAAATTTTATCTGGTCTCGAAGAAGGCGAGATCGTCCTTCTTACGCCCAAAAAGCAGGCCCCTCATTCTAAGCTAGGCGTAAAAAAACCTGGCCGATGATAAAATTAAGGAACGTCAAAAAGAGCTACTTTTTAGGTGATCGGGAGATAACCGTTCTTAAAGGGATCGATCTTGAGATTGAAAAGGGAGAGTTCGCAATCGTCATGGGTGTCTCCGGTTCCGGAAAGACAACGCTCCTAAACATTATAGGGCTTTTGGACAAAAAAACCGATGGTGAATACTATTTTATGGGTGAAAACATAGATGGACTCTCTGACGAAAAACTGGCTCGACTTAGAAATAGACACATAGGTTTCGTATTTCAGCAGTTCTTCCTTTTACCATACCTCACGGCACTGGAGAATGTACTCATTCCCATAATATACTCGGACAAGAAGATAAAAAACCCTAGAGAAAAAGCAAGGGAGCTTCTTGAAAAATTTGGCCTCAAAGACAGGATGAATAGTAAGCCTGGCCAACTGTCAGGTGGGGAGCAACAGAGAGTGGCAATTGCGAGAGCTCTTATTAATGATCCCGACCTTATCCTCGCGGACGAACCAACTGGCGCCCTCGATTCTAAAACTGGAACGGAGATAATGGAGTTGTTTAAAATGCTAAACAAAGAGGGAAAGACTGTCATATGTGTGACCCATGACCCGAATGTGAAAAGCTTTGGCAGAAGGGTTTTAAAAATAGCGGATGGAGTTATAACCGAGGATGTTAAAGCTTAAAGAGTATCTAAGGGAGACATTTAAGATCCTTTATTTCTATAAACTCAGGGTCCTGTTTTCATTTTCCGGAGTTGCTCTCGGGATACTCTCAATAAGTATAATAGTTACGACGATAGAGGGTGCAAATAAAAAGGCTAAAGACATCTTTGAGTCCCTGGGTCCCGATTCGATCATGGTTTTTAGCGGAAGCGAAAGACAGAGGCAGGCAAGGATACGGGTCAACACACTTACCCACGATGATGCGGAAGCTATAGGGCGGATAGCTGGTATTTACCACATTGTGAAGGTTCTCGGTGTTAGAGCTCAGACGGTAAAGCATAAGGACAAAAAATGGCAGACACTTGTAGTTGGAGCCACACCAAACTATTTTTCCTCGTTCTCCTGGAACTTTCGTATGGGTGGTCCCTTTGACGACGAGGACGAGAAAAAAAGTGAGGCGGTTTGTGTTCTAGGTTGGAAAGTGTATAGAGAGCTCTTTGAGATGGAAGATCCCGTAGGAAAATGGATTATCATTGGACGGCTACCTGTAAAAGTCATTGGCGTCCTCGAGGAAAGAGGTGGTACGGTGGGTGGTCCCCACATAGACGACAGAATCATACTCCCCTTATCGACCGTAATGGAGAGACTTTCCAATGAGAGAAAGTATCTCTCCTTCATAAGGCTTAAGACTTTGAGAG from the Thermodesulfobacteriota bacterium genome contains:
- a CDS encoding AI-2E family transporter — encoded protein: MLKRSRFYYLILFFLIFALGYATYLIIRPFISPIAWAIVFSIVFYPFYAFLNKYLRWRSLSSFLTVIIILLMILGPIAYFSYSVAREIDEILKAIKGERMEFVDKIVADPRFQKGIEKAMEKLSIDRERFTEILIHTLSDAVKSLLKKLRVTVESIPSFFMDFLLMLISIYFFLKDGPYFIERVSNYLPFAPEQKSILFRQIRDIIVTTIYGGVVVALLQSLAGGFIFHLLDVPRASLLGFAIFFASFVPIVGTFGVWGPTVFFLLYQGLLAKAIILFAFGFGVISMIDNVVRPLIVREKVKMPLILVFFSILGGISLFGLLGIIMGPLIVALFVSVLEIFRFTEEK
- a CDS encoding DUF4398 domain-containing protein: MRRLRGMTILSLFVSFIFAFLVFGCAKPPKQELETAEKALSDAKAKEAHIYAEETYKKAEEALSKAQSLVNEKKYKEAKKLAQEAEKLARQAETEIESGKARMKEETEKLLSDIRTSIEETKKMIPEVVKKKIISREEARTLLSKWESELSSAKENFDKGNLKDARDKAKALMDEINEKVKEMKK
- a CDS encoding 2-hydroxyacyl-CoA dehydratase family protein, coding for MWEDMSLEDVVRCASDPYPSIREWKRKSGKKVIGTTFADVPEEVIQAFDILPVTLMGTTKPLKRAQALLPDNACSLARSNLELVLSYETDLFDGFVLPQVCDTTQHMSDIWRINVKADYFESFLAPRQVDRPSAKYWVRKEIDRLIDSLKNFSGKDLGPTDLKRSVEIHNENKRLLKEIYSIKNENPSSVSSKEFFSMVKISQQVDKGEFNRSLKKIKDSLKPGKKEGYIDVILCGITCEPIEIYGLFDELKLNVIADNLLIGSRYLEGEVEDGEDLIDKLTERHFKRGFFSPIHGNVFAEFEQIKKLYKEKNAKAVIYVHIEFCESQEYDLPDLKRMMKQEGIPMHVIETEYQTTSLSHIRTRLQAFIESIKGI
- a CDS encoding 2-hydroxyacyl-CoA dehydratase family protein, with product MSEKQKKEMTKSQILSKEITEEYLEEAFRAKKEGRIVCYTTAISPVEILVAHDIIPIYPENHSVANLVAKKGAEMCSFVEGLGYSSHLCAYARCDLAYRATGRTVTRGIPEPDMFLACNAQCFTLTKWFEVLSRKGGGLPLFVFDTPQYIRDRRAREEIVKYCVMQLKELIALIEDLTKRKFDYDRLREVLKYSREASLLYRRFLDMAQYKPSPISIFDALIGMAITVYRRGTPQCVEYYRTLCDEIQEKVEKGIGVLPKEKERFRLYWENLPIWYKFSDHAKLLSSYGAVILTSLYVHAWSFEFDLDKDPLYTLSENYVSRFSNVTLEERVDMALELFERYSLNGMLMFMNRSCKAVSFAVPTLKEILTKRTGIPALVFESDMGDQRFYSETQIRTRIEAYFETLEKLNLARG
- the kdsB gene encoding 3-deoxy-manno-octulosonate cytidylyltransferase: MRLIAIPARFGSKRLPGKPLRLLGGKPILKWVYEKALMSKKKDRIIIATDDERIRDLAQSFGCDVVMTGKEISSGTERVFEATKDLDAKIIINLQGDEPFMDPSLIDKLFDYMEETEESMATFATKIFDDAEYKNPQCVKVVLDKYAYALYFSRSPIPYFVRKERADIYKHIGIYAYRKEFLEKFVKMERGILEEAESLEQLRVLENGFKIKVLLVEYSGFGIDTQEDLERAERMLLGLQSSPCQV
- the uvrA gene encoding excinuclease ABC subunit UvrA codes for the protein MDKIIVKGARQHNLKNIDVIIPKNKLIVVTGPSGSGKSSLAFDTIYAEGQRRYVESLSSYARQFLELMDKPDVDSIEGLSPAISIEQKSLSKNPRSTVGTVTEIYDYLRLLFSRIGHVFCYNCGKEIKSQHVPQIVDTILDLGYGTKISVYAPIVRGRKGEYRKELEELRRQGFTKVRIDGIMYELSEEINLDKNKKHEIDLLVDRVVLRDGAERRLFESIELALSKAQGLVKIETDSDTYLFSENFACPDCGISYPEITPRMFSFNNPYGACPDCYGLGVKEYFDPALIVPNPDLSLREGAIAPWADKNPVHLFSFLESIVDYYKIDIRKPFKELPDEIKNVLLFGTRGKEIPFYVDRGSKREIVKKPYEGVIAELKREWENASPWERERLERFINVVPCPTCGGARLKKEMLWVKIGGLNIHEVSRMTVEQALSFFKNLTLTEKEREISKMILKEITSRLQFLLDVGLDYITLDRTSATLSSGEAQRIRLATQIGSGLTGVLYVLDEPSVGLHQRDNERLIKTLIRLRNLGNTVIVVEHDYETIVQSDYVIDLGPGAGEHGGYLVFQGKPHDLANREDSLTGRYLSGKLRIETPKVRRKPKGFITIKGARANNLKNIDVSIPLGVFSCVTGVSGSGKSTLIVDTLYPLLKQKLYKSKEKAGEVTGIYGYEAIDNVIDIDQSPIGRTPRSNPATYTGVFSYIREIFSRLPESRIRGYREGRFSFNVKGGRCETCKGEGYVKIEMQFLPDVYIVCDQCKGKRYNRDTLEILYKGKSIADVLEMTVTEAMDFFDAYPQIKKRLKVLYDVGLGYIRLGQPATTLSGGEAQRIKLSRELSKRETGRTLYILDEPTTGLHFSDIEKLIKVLNELVERGNTVVVIEHNMDVIKCADYIIDLGPEGGIRGGEVVAVGTPEEIMECEKSYTGIFLKKYLAQTEPLNLSKSKAAL
- a CDS encoding serine acetyltransferase, yielding MSKSQKKKKVCNRPLQKKNYSRAIAASVERMLKNYKKGGRFTHIEPEPIPSRVKVIDIIYRAIELIYPGYHTLERLDENSIRYYFGQKFTELFNILSEQITFAYRHECIRYGKPCIPCDEFGYEVALKFLDEIPHLQEILAKDVKAAYEGDPASKHYDEVIFCYPGLFAITVYRIAHFLHVNGVPLIPRIMTEYAHSRTGIDIHPGAKIGESFFIDHGTGVVIGETTEIGNRVRIYQGVTLGALSLSKEECESLRNKKRHPTIEDDVIIYANATILGGNTVIGRGSIIGGNVWLTESVPPNTEVYLKKPELMMKNRS